One Rossellomorea aquimaris DNA window includes the following coding sequences:
- a CDS encoding spore germination protein, protein MKNHVGLNKSFDLGVRKLMILKKGVHIYYINGLTDASYIIQIVEELVEINDHERATSRLYEIVHNRLVHQSVEPVKTIEEAVDEVLSGLIAVCVEGYEEAIIVDVRSYPGRQPSEPDTEKVVRGSRDGYVENIIVNTALTRRRIRDPRLRFEIFRIGERSKTDISIAYINDVANPSLVEVIKKELKSIKIDGLTMADKTVEEFLVKQGYNPYPLVRYTERADVAATHLLEGHVLIFVDTSPSVIITPTTFFHHLQHAEEYRQSPAVGTFVRWTRFMGVLASLFLLPLWYLFVLDPSLLPEVIKYVGPNEQTNIPVIVQLFIADMGVEMFRIAAIHTPTPLSTAMGLIAAVLIGQIAIDVGLFQPEVILYVAVASIGTFATPSYELSVANKMARLLLLVLVAFFHIPGLMIGSTLFILFVVSIKSLNTPYLWPLLPFSPKAFMQILIRKAVPGSKIRPSIVQPRNKYKQPAKS, encoded by the coding sequence ATGAAGAATCATGTAGGATTAAACAAAAGCTTTGATTTAGGTGTACGTAAACTCATGATTTTGAAAAAAGGAGTGCACATCTACTATATAAACGGGTTGACTGATGCTTCCTACATTATTCAAATAGTGGAGGAACTCGTTGAGATCAATGATCATGAGCGTGCAACGAGCCGATTATATGAGATTGTACATAATCGCCTTGTTCATCAATCGGTTGAGCCGGTTAAAACGATTGAAGAAGCAGTTGACGAAGTGCTATCAGGATTAATAGCAGTATGTGTCGAAGGCTACGAAGAGGCAATCATTGTTGATGTTCGTAGTTATCCCGGGCGACAGCCTTCAGAGCCTGATACTGAAAAGGTAGTCCGAGGTTCCCGTGATGGGTATGTAGAGAATATCATTGTGAATACCGCTTTAACAAGACGAAGAATTCGGGATCCAAGATTAAGGTTTGAAATATTTCGTATCGGAGAACGTTCCAAAACAGACATTTCCATTGCCTATATAAATGATGTTGCAAATCCAAGCTTAGTCGAAGTTATCAAGAAAGAGTTGAAAAGTATCAAAATTGATGGTCTCACGATGGCGGATAAAACCGTAGAAGAGTTTCTGGTGAAGCAGGGTTATAATCCATATCCTTTAGTACGATACACGGAAAGGGCGGACGTAGCTGCCACTCACCTATTAGAAGGACATGTTCTTATTTTTGTGGATACCTCGCCAAGTGTGATCATCACACCGACTACGTTCTTCCATCATCTGCAGCATGCTGAAGAATACAGACAATCACCTGCTGTCGGAACATTTGTAAGATGGACAAGATTCATGGGTGTACTCGCATCCTTGTTCTTACTTCCATTGTGGTATTTATTCGTACTGGATCCTTCATTATTACCTGAGGTCATAAAATATGTGGGACCGAATGAACAGACGAATATACCTGTCATCGTTCAATTGTTTATAGCAGATATGGGAGTCGAAATGTTCAGGATTGCCGCCATTCATACCCCGACCCCACTTTCCACAGCTATGGGTTTAATAGCGGCTGTATTAATTGGACAAATTGCCATTGATGTCGGTCTCTTTCAACCAGAGGTCATCCTTTATGTAGCGGTTGCTTCAATCGGTACATTTGCGACTCCTAGTTATGAACTAAGTGTAGCGAATAAGATGGCAAGACTTCTACTCCTTGTATTAGTCGCATTCTTCCATATTCCCGGCCTTATGATCGGCAGTACGCTCTTTATTCTGTTTGTAGTGAGTATTAAATCACTCAATACGCCTTACCTATGGCCTTTACTTCCGTTCAGTCCAAAGGCGTTTATGCAGATTCTGATAAGAAAAGCCGTGCCGGGATCCAAAATTCGACCTAGCATTGTGCAGCCGAGAAATAAGTATAAGCAGCCGGCGAAATCTTAG
- a CDS encoding stage V sporulation protein AE, which yields MDDKRKVILITDGDEYAKRAIECVAKEYGGRCISSSKGNPSVLSGPEIVKLIRRAKNDPVFVMFDDSGFIGEGAGERALKHVANHPGIDVLGIIAVASKTRQAEWTRVDVCIDKFGELTPYGVDKFGVPEMDLGRLTGDTVYCLDELDVPVIVGIGDIGKMAKRDHYSQGSPITKKAVEIILERSGYRA from the coding sequence ATGGACGACAAAAGAAAAGTGATCCTGATTACAGATGGAGATGAATATGCCAAGCGGGCAATTGAGTGCGTGGCAAAAGAGTATGGAGGACGATGTATCTCAAGCTCTAAAGGAAATCCTTCTGTTTTATCAGGACCAGAGATAGTGAAATTAATCAGAAGAGCAAAGAATGACCCCGTCTTTGTGATGTTTGATGATAGTGGATTTATTGGCGAAGGTGCAGGCGAAAGGGCACTAAAACATGTTGCGAACCACCCTGGCATAGACGTGCTCGGAATCATTGCGGTAGCAAGTAAAACCAGGCAGGCTGAATGGACAAGAGTGGATGTATGCATTGATAAATTTGGTGAATTAACTCCATATGGGGTGGATAAATTCGGTGTACCTGAAATGGATTTGGGAAGATTAACGGGTGACACGGTTTATTGCCTTGATGAACTGGATGTTCCCGTTATTGTCGGAATTGGTGACATTGGCAAAATGGCCAAAAGGGATCACTACTCACAAGGTTCGCCCATTACGAAAAAGGCTGTTGAAATCATTTTGGAAAGGAGCGGATATCGTGCCTGA
- a CDS encoding stage V sporulation protein AB, translating to MTINVLITVFIGFAGGLAVGSGFVAFLTVLGIIPRLTQLTKTMKMIHHYELAVIIGALAGGFVSLNNYTLHFSPFVLMPIGLASGVFIGLLAAALTEVLNVFPILAKRIGIEGQIVILIMAIVFGKIAGSLFHWLYLVHQ from the coding sequence ATGACAATTAACGTATTGATTACAGTATTTATTGGTTTTGCTGGTGGACTGGCCGTCGGTTCCGGGTTTGTAGCTTTTCTAACCGTATTAGGAATCATCCCAAGGTTAACTCAGTTAACAAAAACAATGAAAATGATTCACCACTATGAACTGGCTGTCATTATTGGTGCACTGGCAGGAGGATTTGTCAGCTTAAATAATTATACGCTGCACTTTTCCCCATTCGTTCTTATGCCCATCGGTTTAGCGAGTGGAGTGTTCATCGGACTGTTGGCGGCTGCATTGACAGAGGTATTGAATGTGTTCCCGATCCTCGCAAAGCGGATTGGGATTGAAGGTCAAATCGTCATTCTCATTATGGCGATTGTATTTGGGAAAATTGCCGGCTCACTTTTTCATTGGCTCTACTTGGTTCATCAATAA
- a CDS encoding stage V sporulation protein AA: protein MEGILYIRLRHRVQVREESTVKLGQLAQIIAPENILEELRGIPIHQVTASDKNIIVVDVMRVIREICKNFSDLDIQTIGPTQSIIEVIYEKKKISLPLFIGVWLLLFIGAALAIMNFHEDVSMREVHQRLYHFVTGDEDPHPLLFQVPYSFGLGLGMILFFNHVFRKRLNEEPSPLEVEMFNYQQDLDQYVIMHENKESQKKLDDN from the coding sequence ATGGAAGGTATTTTGTATATACGCTTACGTCATCGAGTGCAGGTAAGGGAAGAGAGTACAGTCAAGCTTGGACAGCTTGCTCAAATCATAGCACCTGAAAATATTCTGGAAGAATTAAGGGGAATCCCGATTCATCAAGTGACAGCATCTGATAAGAATATCATTGTGGTCGATGTGATGAGAGTGATAAGAGAAATTTGCAAGAACTTCTCGGATCTTGATATTCAAACGATTGGACCCACACAAAGTATTATTGAAGTGATCTATGAGAAAAAGAAAATCTCTCTTCCTCTATTCATTGGCGTTTGGTTACTATTATTCATCGGTGCAGCCCTGGCAATTATGAATTTTCATGAAGATGTAAGTATGAGGGAAGTTCATCAAAGGCTGTATCATTTTGTAACTGGGGATGAGGATCCTCATCCATTACTGTTTCAAGTTCCCTATTCATTCGGTTTAGGCCTTGGGATGATTTTATTTTTCAACCATGTGTTTCGAAAGAGACTTAATGAAGAGCCGAGTCCACTAGAGGTTGAAATGTTTAATTACCAGCAGGATTTAGATCAGTATGTCATCATGCATGAAAATAAAGAAAGTCAGAAAAAATTAGATGACAATTAA
- the sigF gene encoding RNA polymerase sporulation sigma factor SigF → MDVEVKKDKEQTFLKDHEVKELIKQSQDGDQSARDLIVQKNMRLVWSVVQRFLNRGYEPDDLFQIGSIGLLKSVDKFDLSYDVKFSTYAVPMIIGEIQRFIRDDGTVKVSRSLKEMGNKIRKAKDELSKKFGRVPTVSELAEHLEYSVEEVIMAQEASRAPSSIHETVYENDGDPITLLDQIADNSDNKWFDKIALKEAIRELDDRERLIVYLRYYKDQTQSEVADRLGISQVQVSRLEKKILQTMKDHMHTES, encoded by the coding sequence ATGGATGTCGAAGTTAAGAAAGATAAGGAACAGACCTTTCTGAAGGATCATGAGGTGAAAGAGCTCATAAAGCAGAGCCAGGACGGTGACCAAAGTGCCCGGGACTTGATTGTCCAGAAGAACATGAGGTTGGTATGGTCCGTCGTCCAGCGGTTCCTCAATCGGGGATATGAGCCAGATGATCTCTTTCAGATAGGCAGTATCGGGTTGCTGAAATCAGTCGATAAGTTTGATTTAAGCTACGACGTCAAGTTTTCAACATATGCAGTTCCGATGATCATTGGTGAAATCCAGAGGTTCATCCGGGATGACGGAACAGTAAAGGTAAGTCGTTCGCTGAAGGAAATGGGAAACAAGATTCGTAAAGCCAAGGATGAACTTTCCAAGAAATTCGGGAGGGTTCCGACGGTGAGTGAGCTTGCCGAACATCTGGAGTATTCGGTTGAAGAAGTCATCATGGCTCAGGAGGCAAGCAGAGCCCCTTCTTCCATTCATGAAACCGTTTATGAAAATGATGGAGATCCCATTACCCTTTTGGATCAGATTGCGGATAATAGCGATAATAAATGGTTTGACAAAATTGCCTTAAAAGAAGCCATTAGGGAACTGGATGATCGGGAACGGCTGATTGTGTATTTAAGGTATTACAAAGACCAAACCCAATCGGAAGTAGCAGATCGACTGGGTATATCCCAGGTCCAGGTATCGAGACTGGAGAAGAAGATATTACAAACAATGAAAGATCATATGCATACAGAATCATAG
- the spoIIAB gene encoding anti-sigma F factor encodes MRNEMNIQFSSLSQNESFARVTVASFIAQLDPTMDELTEIKTVVSEAVTNAIIHGYDNRPNGIVYISVIMEEDGYIDMTIRDEGVGIGDVEEARQPLFTSKPELERSGMGFTIMENFMDEIEVSSHPGTGTTVRLKKHLTNSKALCN; translated from the coding sequence ATGAGAAATGAAATGAACATTCAATTCAGTTCTTTAAGCCAAAATGAGTCCTTTGCCAGAGTTACCGTTGCTTCATTTATTGCACAGCTGGATCCGACGATGGATGAGTTGACTGAAATCAAGACAGTCGTATCTGAAGCGGTTACAAATGCCATCATTCACGGATATGACAACAGACCGAATGGTATCGTCTATATTTCTGTCATTATGGAAGAAGATGGATATATCGATATGACCATCCGCGATGAAGGAGTCGGGATTGGTGATGTAGAGGAAGCCCGTCAACCATTGTTCACGTCCAAGCCAGAGCTTGAGCGTTCAGGCATGGGCTTTACCATTATGGAGAATTTCATGGATGAAATAGAAGTGTCATCACACCCAGGTACAGGCACCACGGTAAGACTAAAGAAGCACTTGACCAATAGTAAAGCGCTATGCAATTAA
- the spoIIAA gene encoding anti-sigma F factor antagonist has protein sequence MSLAINLEVKKDVLCIRLSGELDHHTADELREKASNLIESENVKHIILNLEELSFMDSSGLGVILGRYKQIKQKHGEMVVCAISPSVNRLFEMSGLFKIIRLEPSEENALQRLGVA, from the coding sequence GTGAGTCTTGCTATTAACTTAGAAGTCAAAAAAGATGTTTTGTGTATTCGTTTAAGTGGTGAGCTGGATCATCATACTGCTGATGAGCTTAGGGAAAAAGCTTCGAATCTGATTGAAAGTGAGAATGTGAAGCATATCATTTTGAATTTAGAGGAACTAAGCTTTATGGATAGTTCAGGGTTAGGTGTAATTTTGGGTCGATACAAGCAGATTAAACAAAAGCATGGAGAAATGGTTGTGTGTGCGATCTCCCCTTCTGTAAACCGATTATTTGAAATGTCCGGATTGTTTAAGATTATCCGTCTTGAGCCGTCTGAAGAAAACGCATTACAAAGATTGGGGGTCGCCTGA
- a CDS encoding D-alanyl-D-alanine carboxypeptidase family protein, which produces MKRFAYIVSTFVLAAFLFPSMGFAQEKKSELAEVAKSAVLIERDTGTVLYEKNSHEKLAPASMTKIMTMMLIMEALDKGQIKWEDSVRASEYAASMGGSQIFLEPGESMTVEEMLKGIAIGSANDASVAMAEHISGSEEAFVEKMNKKVEELGLKDTRFKNPTGLPSKDHYSSAHDMSMMAKELLKYEGITKFTGSYESYLREDTEKKFWLVNTNKLVRFYDGVDGLKTGFTNEAKYCLTATAKKDNMRVIAVVFGAPTPKERNNEVSKMLDYAFNQYSTKPLFKKGDSLAQVKVSKGKQNRVDAVTEEPISLLTQKGEKLDKVEQKITLSKDLKAPIKKGDKVGTLVIMNKGEKVLESTLVAKKNVNDASWWELYKKSFGLFTKVGK; this is translated from the coding sequence ATGAAACGTTTTGCGTATATAGTGAGTACATTTGTTTTAGCAGCTTTTTTGTTTCCTTCAATGGGGTTTGCCCAGGAGAAGAAATCGGAATTAGCTGAAGTAGCGAAATCAGCTGTTTTGATTGAGCGGGATACTGGAACGGTATTATATGAGAAGAACAGCCATGAAAAGCTGGCACCGGCATCCATGACTAAAATTATGACGATGATGTTGATCATGGAAGCCCTTGATAAAGGTCAAATAAAGTGGGAAGACAGTGTTCGGGCGAGTGAATATGCTGCTTCGATGGGTGGATCACAAATTTTCCTGGAGCCCGGTGAAAGCATGACGGTGGAAGAAATGCTTAAGGGGATTGCGATTGGTTCAGCCAATGATGCATCAGTAGCCATGGCGGAACATATATCAGGAAGTGAAGAAGCCTTTGTTGAAAAGATGAACAAAAAGGTAGAAGAGCTTGGGTTAAAAGACACTCGGTTCAAAAACCCGACAGGCTTACCGTCCAAAGATCATTATAGTTCGGCCCATGACATGTCCATGATGGCCAAGGAACTTCTAAAATACGAAGGAATCACCAAGTTCACAGGCAGCTATGAATCGTACTTACGTGAAGATACGGAAAAAAAATTCTGGTTGGTAAATACAAACAAATTGGTTCGTTTCTATGACGGCGTGGATGGACTGAAAACCGGATTCACCAACGAAGCGAAATACTGCTTAACGGCAACGGCGAAGAAAGACAATATGAGAGTCATTGCTGTCGTGTTCGGAGCACCGACTCCTAAAGAGCGAAACAACGAGGTAAGTAAAATGCTTGATTATGCCTTCAATCAGTATTCAACCAAACCTCTCTTCAAAAAGGGAGACTCCCTGGCCCAGGTGAAAGTGTCGAAAGGGAAACAAAACAGAGTGGATGCAGTCACGGAAGAGCCCATCTCCCTGTTAACACAAAAAGGTGAAAAACTGGATAAGGTAGAACAGAAAATTACACTCTCTAAAGACTTGAAGGCTCCTATCAAAAAAGGAGATAAAGTCGGGACACTTGTCATCATGAACAAAGGAGAAAAAGTGTTGGAAAGCACTCTCGTCGCAAAGAAAAATGTAAATGACGCAAGCTGGTGGGAGCTGTATAAAAAATCCTTTGGACTTTTCACGAAAGTTGGAAAGTAA